TTTATTTTTGTGCACAGTTGTTCCTGCAAATCCTTGTGGATTCGCATATGCTCCCGGTTCGGCAAGCAATTCTGAGTGGGCCGCTGACGCGACCCGCGGCATTAATTAATTTCGATACGGCGCGGTTTTTTCTCTTCCGGAATCACACGTTCCAGCTCGATAAACAGCAGACCGTTGACCAGGTTCGCGCCTTTAACGTGAATGTTCTCCGCTAACTGGAACTTGCGTTCAAAGTTGCGCTCGGCGATGCCCTGGTAAAGGTAGGTACGTTCTTTCTGCTCAGCCGTATGTGAACCTTTCACCACCAGCAGGTTGTCCTGCGCGGTGATCTCCAGTTCGCTCTCTGCAAAACCGGCGACAGCAATGGCAATGCGGTAGTGGTTTTCATCAACCAGCTCAACATTG
This region of Enterobacter cloacae complex sp. R_G8 genomic DNA includes:
- the ibpA gene encoding small heat shock chaperone IbpA — its product is MRNFDLSPLYRSAIGFDRLFNHLENNQSQSNGYPPYNVELVDENHYRIAIAVAGFAESELEITAQDNLLVVKGSHTAEQKERTYLYQGIAERNFERKFQLAENIHVKGANLVNGLLFIELERVIPEEKKPRRIEIN